The Calditrichota bacterium region TTCAGACCGTCGCTGACCAAAGGCAACCTTTTGTCAGTTTCGCGGCGGCAAGATGTGAGCCGCCCAGCCACCTCCCGGGGCCAAGTGAATCACCTCCCGGTGGCCTCGATCGATCGTCTTGACCACGCGCTTGT contains the following coding sequences:
- a CDS encoding glycoside hydrolase family 97 C-terminal domain-containing protein — protein: PRDLEVDFSFLGPGRYELQSYQDGINADRCAMDYKRVVKTIDRGHREVIHLAPGGGWAAHILPPRN